Proteins from one Sabethes cyaneus chromosome 2, idSabCyanKW18_F2, whole genome shotgun sequence genomic window:
- the LOC128734629 gene encoding uncharacterized protein LOC128734629, giving the protein MESSVPTFNILNEMRQLGCRNEVHCAAAYRLYLHLCEERCLWDVQYHYSAELDVIYITARKQKNAPTADVYIPVASFEGLAMDSVERYQTVLAAKPRPLDENKESCESPCSIVLGFCDPSSTVLLYRMTNLIKPITEKAPSRNKRKQHEMEPEAHCSSKVI; this is encoded by the exons ATGGAATCCAGTGTGCCAACATTCAATATT CTTAATGAAATGCGTCAGCTCGGTTGTAGAAATGAGGTCCACTGTGCAGCAGCCTACCGGCTCTATCTACATCTGTGTGAAG AACGATGCCTCTGGGACGTGCAGTATCACTACTCGGCGGAGCTGGACGTAATCTACATAACCGCCCGCAAGCAGAAGAACGCTCCAACGGCGGACGTCTACATTCCGGTGGCGAGCTTCGAAGGCCTCGCAATGGACAGCGTAGAACGCTACCAAACGGTTCTAGCGGCTAAACCGCGGCCGCTAGACGAGAACAAAGAAAGCTGCGAATCGCCGTGCAGCATCGTGCTCGGTTTCTGCGATCCCAGCTCGACTGTACTGCTCTATCGGATGACGAACCTCATTAAGCCCATCACCGAGAAAGCACCGTCCCGGAACAAACGAAAGCAGCACGAAATGGAGCCGGAGGCTCACTGCAGTAGTAAGGTCATTTGA